The proteins below are encoded in one region of Nitrosomonas ureae:
- a CDS encoding DUF4340 domain-containing protein, whose translation MTHHSRLNLIMLVTIGGLAIFLYLRPQPAAIQQYSISTTTADAIQSLRILNKHQEIVLKQSNNQWHLIEPVQVRADEEKIGKILEILTASSYQRLALENLERFGLDQPYLQLYVDNEYFGFGGFSPTTHQQYLATNDFAYLISPRYALALPVAAIDLINPGLLVSDEIPVRFEMERWTAEFQNDGWRMTKHYSDDGFGDEILTKWIQLWQTARAEALKLEDELDSDWIEAGVIRISLQSGKVIGFKILQNKYSLVLLRMAEGIGYQFPTKLGQRLINPRAIVLNQ comes from the coding sequence ATGACGCACCACTCCCGTTTAAATCTGATTATGCTTGTCACTATCGGCGGCTTAGCGATATTTCTCTACCTTAGACCACAACCTGCTGCGATTCAGCAATATTCAATTTCTACCACTACTGCTGATGCGATACAGAGCTTACGCATCCTGAATAAGCACCAAGAAATTGTTCTCAAGCAATCGAATAATCAATGGCATTTGATAGAGCCAGTACAAGTACGTGCTGATGAGGAAAAAATCGGAAAAATTCTGGAAATTTTAACGGCAAGTAGTTATCAGCGTCTTGCACTGGAAAATCTGGAGCGTTTTGGTCTGGATCAACCTTATCTTCAGTTGTATGTAGATAATGAATATTTTGGTTTTGGCGGGTTTTCACCGACAACCCATCAGCAATATCTTGCGACCAATGATTTTGCTTACTTGATTTCACCGCGTTATGCGCTAGCACTTCCGGTAGCTGCCATTGATCTGATTAATCCCGGATTGCTAGTGTCCGACGAAATTCCTGTCAGGTTTGAAATGGAGCGATGGACGGCAGAATTTCAAAATGACGGATGGCGTATGACCAAACATTATTCTGATGATGGGTTTGGCGATGAAATACTGACAAAATGGATTCAATTGTGGCAAACTGCCCGCGCTGAAGCACTGAAATTAGAGGATGAGCTTGATTCTGATTGGATCGAAGCGGGTGTTATTCGAATCAGCCTGCAAAGTGGAAAAGTAATAGGGTTTAAGATTCTACAAAATAAATATTCACTCGTGCTGTTGCGTATGGCAGAAGGGATTGGTTATCAGTTTCCGACTAAATTGGGACAGCGGTTGATTAACCCTCGTGCTATAGTGCTAAACCAATAA